Proteins from one Ictidomys tridecemlineatus isolate mIctTri1 chromosome 14, mIctTri1.hap1, whole genome shotgun sequence genomic window:
- the LOC144370542 gene encoding ubiquitin carboxyl-terminal hydrolase 17-like protein 6 yields the protein MEAASLHCGGESQFDDCIKPECLSNAADAKVYLGPSLPAESSLSPCPDAHLKKNSAPVGPLLAPRRKVCLNWQRPSAAGAGLQNMGNTCYVNAALQCLTYTPPLANYMLSQEHCQHCPRHRVCMLCVMQAHVTRALGHPGHVIQPLPALVDGFHTSRQEDAHEFLLFTLHAMQKACVRGHKQPGAHSKDPTLMLQIFGGCWRSQIKCLHCCGVSDTFDPYLDIMLDITAAPSVQHALEHLVKPEWLEGENAYQCGVCQKKRPACKTLTLQRAPKVLMLVLKRFSDLTGEKIAKHVHYPECLDMQPYMSQQGRGPLVYALYAVLVHARVSCHSGHYYCYIKAGNGQWYKMDDAKVVACDITCVLSQRAYVLFYVQKSELETDNGSVSLGRETIALGPDGTNLRATQGELQGDSCSKAGEPEERLVETATGEITLDQWKFLQEQNRPKSEFNLRKVEFTLSPNVAVIHQSKHREKENIMDKQEIYKQNKDTKYRVGEELVNTGQLPCLAGKPRANKKKNKQGKRTVIVV from the coding sequence ATGGAGGCAGCTTCACTCCACTGTGGAGGTGAGTCTCAGTTTGATGACTGTATAAAACCTGAATGTTTATCCAATGCAGCTGATGCTAAAGTCTATTTGGGTCCTTCTCTACCTGCAGAGTCATCGTTGTCACCTTGCCCTGATGCACACTTAAAGAAGAATTCAGCTCCTGTGGGGCCACTGCTGGCTCCTAGAAGGAAAGTTTGTCTGAACTGGCAGAGACCGTCGGCAGCTGGTGCTGGGCTGCAGAACATGGGAAACACTTGCTATGTGAATGCAGCCCTGCAGTGCCTGACATACACACCTCCCCTGGCCAACTACATGCTGTCCCAGGAGCACTGCCAACACTGTCCTCGTCACAGGGTCTGCATGCTGTGTGTGATGCAAGCCCACGTGACACGGGCTCTCGGCCACCCTGGGCATGTCATTCAGCCCCTGCCTGCTTTGGTTGACGGCTTCCACACTTCCCGGCAAGAAGATGCCCATGAATTTCTGCTCTTTACTCTCCATGCCATGCAGAAAGCATGTGTGCGTGGGCACAAGCAGCCAGGTGCTCACTCCAAGGACCCTACCCTCATGCTCCAGATATTTGGAGGGTGCTGGAGATCTCAAATCAAGTGTCTCCACTGCTGTGGCGTTTCAGACACTTTTGACCCCTACCTGGACATTATGCTAGACATCACGGCAGCTCCCAGTGTGCAGCATGCACTGGAGCACTTGGTGAAGCCTGAGTGGCTGGAAGGGGAGAACGCCTACCAGTGTGGTGTTTGTCAGAAGAAGAGGCCAGCCTGCAAGACCCTGACCCTGCAGAGGGCACCAAAGGTTCTTATGCTGGTATTGAAACGGTTCTCGGATCTCACAGGGGAAAAAATTGCTAAGCACGTGCACTACCCTGAGTGTCTTGACATGCAGCCATACATGTCTCAGCAGGGCAGAGGCCCACTGGTGTACGCCCTCTATGCTGTGCTGGTCCATGCCAGGGTGAGTTGTCACAGCGGACACTACTATTGTTATATAAAAGCTGGCAATGGCCAGTGGTACAAAATGGACGATGCTAAGGTAGTGGCCTGTGACATTACTTGTGTCCTGAGTCAGCGTGCCTATGTCCTCTTTTATGTCCAGAAGAGTGAGCTTGAAACTGACAATGGGAGTGTGTCCCTGGGCAGGGAAACAATAGCTCTTGGGCCTGATGGCACAAACTTGAGAGCCACTCAAGGAGAGCTCCAAGGAGACTCCTGTAGCAAAGCAGGAGAGCCCGAAGAGCGCTTGGTGGAAACAGCTACTGGAGAAATCACCTTGGATCAGTGGAAATTTCTCCAAGAACAGAACCGACCAAAGTCTGAATTCAACCTCAGGAAAGTGGAATTCACTCTGTCTCCCAATGTTGCTGTGATTCACCAGtcaaaacacagagaaaaggagaatatAATGGATAAGCAGGAAATATACAAGCAGAACAAGGACACCAAGTACAGAGTAGGTGAGGAGTTGGTGAACACTGGCCAACTCCCGTGTCTTGCAGGAAAGCCCAGAGccaacaagaagaagaacaagcaGGGCAAGAGGACAGTAATTGTGGTCTAG